In a single window of the Papaver somniferum cultivar HN1 chromosome 8, ASM357369v1, whole genome shotgun sequence genome:
- the LOC113306381 gene encoding uncharacterized protein LOC113306381 — translation MDHKIMSWNIRGLVHDSKLNAIRNAILKNNPTICTNQESKKEKVNENLIRSLWGSNRCNYIFVASKGASGGIIFMWKEGIVHMEDHLLGAFSVSIKIRNASDNFVWLFTSVYGASDSGYYNQFWQKLRDIRILFDDPWLIGRDFNAILPADERNIPDGALRNRKSFRAFVNKFSLIDLPMAGGRFTWTNSQQQPAYQILLLQGLDLV, via the exons ATGGATCATAAGATTATGAGTTGGAACATAAGGGGTTTGGTTCATGATTCAAAATTAAATGCAATTCGTAATGCAATTTTGAAGAATAACCCCACAATTTGTACAAATCAGGAATCCAAGAAAGAGAAGGTAAATGAAAATCTCATTCGTTCTCTTTGGGGGAGTAATAGGTGTAACTACATTTTCGTAGCTTCAAAAGGTGCTTCAGGAGGCATAATTTTCATGTGGAAGGAAGGCATTGTACACATGGAAGATCATTTGTTAGGTGCTTTTTCAGTTTCTATCAAAATCAGAAATGCTTCTGATAATTTTGTTTGGTTGTTTACTTCTGTTTATGGAGCTTCAGATTCAGGCTACTATAATCAATTCTGGCAAAAATTAAGAGACATAAGAATCCTTTTTGATGATCCTTGGTTAATTGGGAGAGATTTTAATGCCATTCTACCTGCTGATGAGAGAAACATTCCTGATGGTGCTTTGAGGAATAGAAAATCTTTTAGAGCTTTTGTTAAcaaattctctttaatagatttaccAATGGCTGGGGGGAGATTCACCTGGACAAATTCTCAACAACAACCTGCTTATCAG ATATTACTCTTGCAAGGTTTGGATTTGGTATGA